A DNA window from Daucus carota subsp. sativus chromosome 3, DH1 v3.0, whole genome shotgun sequence contains the following coding sequences:
- the LOC135151418 gene encoding uncharacterized protein LOC135151418 produces MSENSQTSNSRYESIRVPILRASEYPVWKMKMVMFLEATDPVYLVKIYDGPHMPTKLSVAVGDEPQKMIPKEKKDYTPEDISSISKDAKVKHLLHSPLDNVMSNRVIGCKTAKEIWDALEIRCQGTKAIKKNRRTILTQEYEHFDSKSSESLTDLYDRFVKLLNDLSLVDKEYDLEDSNLKFLLALPEKWDLKVTTIRDNHDLEEMSLDDIFGRLKTYELEMEQRNKRHGGKPKPVALKVQGEAAVKNKGKTHVTKTDTESSNSDDDLDFDVLSDSEDSDTEMMQLAALMVKSFKKMAYKNFNKGKKYSRKDRNSDKKGFKKNEVKKEKSGKADKSKYTCFNFGEKGHFATECKKAKNEKGQAFITKKGSWADSSDSEEEVNYAFMANTDNSSEAGETKVPHSTLAFNTEDINE; encoded by the coding sequence atgtctgaaaattcacaaacttcaaacagtagatatgagtcaattagggttccgatcctcagggcatctgagtATCCTGTCTGGAAAATGAAAATGGTTATGTTTCTGGAGGCCACAGATCCAGTATACTTGGTTaagatttatgatggtccacacatgccaaccaagctctctgttgcagttggagatgaacctcagaagatgattcccaaagaaaagaaggactatactcctgaagacatctcatcaatcagcaaAGATGCAAAAGTAAAGCACTTACTGCATAGTCCTCTGGACAATGTTATGTCCAacagggtgattggatgcaaaactgcaaaagaaatatgggatgctttggaaatcagatgtcaaggaaccaaagccatcaagaaaaacagaaggaccatactcaCTCAAGAATATGAACATTTTGACTCAAAGTCTAGTGAATCATTGACAGATCTATATGACAGATTTGTTAagctgttgaatgacttatcccTGGTGGATAAAGAGTATGATCTAgaggattcaaatctcaaatttttacTAGCTCtccctgaaaaatgggatttgaaagttaccactataagagacaatcatgatcttgaagagatgtctcttgatgatatctttggaagactaaaaacctatgaacttgagatggaacagaggaATAAAAGACATGGAGGGAAACCTAagcctgttgctctaaaagttcaaggagaaGCTGCTGTGAAGAACAAAGGGAAAACACATGTCACAAAGACTgacactgagtcatcaaactctgatgatgacttaGACTTTGATGTTCTCTCAGACTCTGaggacagtgatactgagatgatgcagttggcagctttgatggttaaaagcttcaagaagatggcttacaagaatttCAATAAGGGAAAGAAATATTCAAGGaaggacagaaactctgacaagaaaggcttcaaaaagaatgaagtcaagaaagaaaaatctggaaaagctgataagtccaAGTATACATGCTTCAACTttggtgaaaagggtcattttgcaactgagtgcaaaaaagccaagaatgaaaaagGACAAGcgtttatcaccaagaaaggaagctgggcagactcatcagactctgaggaagaagtcaactatgctttTATGGCAAACACTGATAACAGCTCTGAGGCTggtgaaactaaggtacctcattctactcttgcctttaaCACTGAAGATATAAATGAGTAA